The following coding sequences are from one Streptomyces sp. NBC_01232 window:
- a CDS encoding CBM35 domain-containing protein, translating into MTTPANNVPHGGANKPEDDDPFGYLYEDGQAAGATPPASGGGYGYPGASGGGHNGPQPGVPRTSHHQVRTVGDRRNGGPRGPVPHQQNTPQTPYPQYQSPEALQAGGYGVPAQQAHSPQHQTQTVAHPGGHGGGHGGRGGGSSSRRGLLIAAVAVVAVVVIGIVAALQFGDKDKGKEEPSANGGQQSAAPQNPASPAPSSPKPSQAPLPKGEAAGAGMVLTGGARLENTVPGSKSSGGQYVAGFNQQGAALTWTVDVPEAGEYTLFVNYGVPGKPGKATLTVNGQSPNQSLNLDNFAKAADGAWDKGWTRTFAFINLKKGTNAMRISCEAGNQCDVVFDQLELAAGHVRR; encoded by the coding sequence ATGACGACGCCCGCGAACAACGTCCCGCACGGTGGGGCGAACAAGCCCGAGGACGACGATCCGTTCGGCTACCTCTACGAGGATGGCCAGGCGGCCGGAGCCACACCGCCCGCGTCGGGCGGTGGATACGGCTACCCGGGCGCGTCGGGCGGCGGTCACAACGGTCCCCAGCCCGGTGTCCCGCGCACCTCGCACCACCAGGTGCGTACGGTCGGGGACCGGCGGAACGGCGGCCCGCGCGGCCCCGTCCCGCACCAGCAGAACACCCCGCAGACCCCGTACCCGCAGTACCAGTCCCCGGAAGCCCTCCAGGCGGGCGGCTACGGCGTTCCGGCGCAGCAGGCGCACTCCCCGCAGCACCAGACCCAGACGGTCGCGCACCCGGGCGGTCACGGCGGTGGTCACGGCGGTCGCGGCGGCGGCAGCTCCAGCCGTCGCGGTCTGCTGATCGCGGCGGTCGCAGTGGTGGCCGTGGTCGTGATCGGCATCGTCGCGGCCCTGCAGTTCGGCGACAAGGACAAGGGCAAGGAAGAGCCCTCGGCGAACGGCGGCCAGCAGTCCGCGGCCCCGCAGAACCCGGCCAGCCCGGCCCCGAGCAGCCCCAAGCCCTCGCAGGCCCCGCTGCCGAAGGGCGAGGCCGCCGGTGCGGGCATGGTGCTGACCGGTGGTGCGCGGCTGGAGAACACGGTGCCCGGTTCGAAGAGCTCGGGCGGCCAGTACGTCGCCGGCTTCAACCAGCAGGGTGCGGCGCTCACCTGGACGGTGGACGTGCCGGAGGCCGGCGAATACACGCTGTTCGTCAACTACGGCGTTCCCGGCAAGCCCGGCAAGGCGACCCTCACGGTCAACGGGCAGAGCCCGAACCAGTCGCTGAACCTGGACAACTTCGCGAAGGCTGCGGACGGCGCCTGGGACAAGGGATGGACGCGCACCTTCGCGTTCATCAACCTCAAGAAGGGCACGAACGCGATGAGGATCTCGTGCGAGGCCGGCAACCAGTGCGACGTCGTCTTCGACCAGCTGGAGCTGGCTGCGGGCCACGTCAGGCGCTGA
- the cdgB gene encoding diguanylate cyclase CdgB codes for METESEPYVRLATLRQLHRVVAELNTARSLADTLQTVVDGIVVGLGYELACVNLVRPDGDLVVAAFAGDPAAEALITGRVGSRASWERRLTMGENWDGLRFIPHTEGWVLMEDDVPQWHTDGPDPRFEDEWHPEDRLYAPMYASGGELLGVISVDRPRNGRRPGAWGREALQMYAFQAAIAISNARLRANMQRALVRLEREQQALRASEESFRQAFEYAPSGMAIAEMGGDQHGRLLRTNDALCRLLGRPASVLRRYSFSDLVHPEDIGTLLRTSAEGGRAELRLGRRDGTYVWVSLRNSVVADAADGPRFLLTHVEDIEERKRHELQLAHRASHDSLTGLPNSAELRARLGARLCRRPQSVRASAIEALDAAFEGRDGYDGHAAHGGHAAHGGHAGHDGHPVGAEAGGAGEHGFHADGPDRFAGADPFEFPGAPPAPSDGPYDHHVHTVAPATDIDDGTKGLAVLFCDLDGFKSINDRFGHHTGDAVLIEVARRLTTGVRDGDTVARLGGDEFVVLADGLGAADAADLAVRLRNAIIPPIRVDGRAVRVGASFGIGWASCGMSADEVLRSADQRMYIEKRSRSKAHRRAG; via the coding sequence CTCTGCAGACCGTCGTGGACGGCATCGTCGTGGGCCTCGGCTACGAACTCGCCTGTGTCAACCTCGTTCGCCCGGACGGTGATCTCGTCGTCGCCGCCTTCGCCGGCGACCCCGCCGCGGAGGCCCTCATCACCGGCCGGGTCGGCTCCCGCGCCTCCTGGGAACGCCGCCTGACGATGGGTGAGAACTGGGACGGACTCAGGTTCATCCCGCACACCGAGGGCTGGGTCCTCATGGAGGACGACGTCCCCCAGTGGCACACCGACGGCCCCGATCCGCGCTTCGAGGACGAGTGGCATCCCGAGGACCGGCTCTATGCGCCCATGTATGCGTCCGGCGGGGAACTTCTGGGTGTCATTTCGGTGGACAGACCGCGCAACGGCCGCCGGCCGGGAGCCTGGGGCCGCGAAGCGCTCCAGATGTACGCCTTCCAGGCGGCGATTGCCATCAGCAATGCCAGGCTCCGGGCGAACATGCAGCGCGCCCTCGTCCGGCTGGAGCGCGAGCAGCAGGCGCTGCGGGCCAGTGAAGAGTCGTTCCGCCAGGCCTTCGAGTACGCGCCCAGCGGCATGGCCATCGCCGAGATGGGCGGCGACCAGCACGGCCGGCTGCTGCGGACCAACGACGCGCTGTGCCGGCTGCTCGGCCGCCCCGCCTCCGTCCTGCGCCGCTACTCCTTCTCCGACCTGGTCCACCCCGAGGACATCGGCACCCTGCTGCGCACGTCCGCCGAGGGCGGCCGCGCCGAGCTGCGCCTGGGCCGCCGCGACGGCACGTATGTATGGGTCTCGCTGCGCAATTCCGTCGTCGCCGACGCCGCCGACGGGCCCCGGTTCCTGCTCACGCACGTCGAGGACATCGAGGAGCGCAAGCGGCACGAGCTCCAGCTCGCCCACCGCGCCAGCCACGACTCGCTGACCGGCCTGCCCAACAGCGCCGAGCTGCGGGCCCGGCTCGGCGCGCGGCTGTGCCGCAGGCCACAGTCCGTACGGGCCTCCGCGATCGAGGCGCTGGACGCGGCCTTCGAGGGGCGTGACGGGTACGACGGCCACGCGGCGCACGGCGGCCACGCGGCTCACGGCGGCCACGCGGGGCATGACGGGCACCCGGTGGGGGCGGAGGCGGGTGGTGCCGGTGAGCACGGGTTTCACGCCGACGGCCCAGACCGTTTCGCCGGGGCGGACCCCTTCGAGTTCCCCGGGGCGCCGCCCGCCCCGTCGGACGGCCCGTACGACCACCACGTGCACACGGTGGCGCCCGCGACCGACATCGACGACGGTACGAAGGGGCTCGCGGTCCTCTTCTGCGACCTCGACGGCTTCAAGTCGATCAACGACCGGTTCGGGCACCACACGGGCGACGCGGTCCTGATCGAGGTCGCCCGGCGGCTGACGACCGGCGTCAGGGACGGTGACACCGTCGCCCGGCTGGGTGGTGATGAATTCGTCGTCCTGGCCGACGGCCTCGGCGCGGCGGACGCCGCCGACCTCGCGGTCCGGCTCCGCAACGCGATCATCCCGCCGATCAGGGTGGACGGCCGTGCGGTGCGGGTCGGGGCCAGTTTCGGCATCGGATGGGCCAGCTGCGGGATGTCCGCCGACGAGGTGCTGCGCTCCGCCGATCAGCGGATGTATATCGAGAAGAGGTCCCGGTCGAAGGCCCATCGCAGGGCGGGCTGA